The Candidatus Koribacter versatilis Ellin345 genome has a segment encoding these proteins:
- a CDS encoding ABC transporter permease, which yields MKALRHGWARIRNFAFGRSNRERLREEMEEHVALQTEENIRSGMSAVEARRQALIKLGPVEAVGESYHAEESLPILETVLQDCRYGVRMLKKSPVFSSVAVLTLALGIGANAAIFTLVHALMLKKLPVADPKSLVRLGNNNDCCVGAGFHDSGEVSLFTTSSYEFLKKNTTEFEELAAIQAGFAYRPVVVRREGAQQTPRSVMGEFVSGNYFKTFGLTPVAGRLLEDSDDVIGAPMTAVMSYETWKNAFDRDPSVVGSTMYVNTKPVTVVGIAPENFYGDRLLSTPPEFYLPIETMPPIANAPYVHGSEMQWLYIIGRLKPGVSRAVLEQKISELLREQLVTTQRFSSKEGRERLRKAHIVLSPAGGGIQALQQQYDKHLKLLMWVSGLVLLIACANIANLLLVRGMARKAEINVRTALGAKRGRIVRQLLTESVLLAGIGGGAGLLVAYAGTRMLLVLAFPGAQQVPIHAAPSPAVLAFAFGLSLLTGVLFGMAPAWIAAKSEPVEALHRGTRSVIGGATLLQRGLVVMQAGLSLVLLVGAGLFAQSLSKLQHIDLKLDATNRYIVHINPQTAGYSQRQVGELYRLLEERFHLIPEVEKVGITSYSPMEDNNDSWDVMVQGKPYPHTLSSVLRVSPEYFDSVGTHLVMGRGIGVQDTETSPTVAVVNRTFVNKLFQPGENPIGQHFGGSAASVADFEIVGVVEDTVYSDARWRDHLMFFMPLLQRPASDKDPIESDESLFVSAIVLKTSRPVPEMETLARKTLSAINPNLSVVKFQTFESQIYDQFAEDRMVSRLTTLFGALALLLATLGLYGVTAYGVARRTPEIGIRMALGAHRGGVMTMVVRGAMVQALIGLAIGVPAALLCARFVTSQLYEVKGVDARVLVGAVLTLGVAASIAALIPARRAATIDPARALRTE from the coding sequence ATGAAAGCCTTACGGCACGGGTGGGCGCGTATTCGCAATTTTGCTTTCGGGCGATCGAACCGCGAGCGTTTGCGTGAAGAGATGGAAGAGCACGTCGCGCTGCAGACCGAAGAGAACATCCGCTCGGGCATGTCGGCGGTCGAGGCGCGCCGCCAGGCGCTCATCAAACTCGGGCCGGTGGAGGCGGTTGGCGAAAGTTATCACGCCGAAGAGAGTCTGCCGATCCTGGAGACGGTGTTGCAGGACTGCCGCTATGGCGTGCGCATGCTGAAAAAGTCGCCGGTATTCAGCAGCGTCGCGGTCTTGACGCTCGCGCTGGGCATTGGCGCGAATGCGGCGATCTTCACCCTGGTACACGCATTGATGCTCAAGAAGCTGCCGGTGGCCGATCCGAAGTCGCTAGTGAGGCTCGGCAACAACAACGACTGTTGCGTAGGAGCGGGTTTTCACGACAGTGGTGAAGTCTCGCTCTTCACCACGAGTAGTTATGAGTTTCTGAAAAAGAACACCACGGAGTTTGAAGAACTGGCGGCGATCCAGGCGGGATTCGCCTATCGCCCAGTCGTCGTGCGGCGCGAGGGCGCGCAGCAGACGCCACGTTCGGTGATGGGCGAATTCGTATCCGGCAACTACTTCAAGACCTTTGGCCTGACTCCCGTCGCAGGAAGGCTGCTGGAAGATTCAGACGATGTGATCGGCGCGCCGATGACCGCGGTGATGAGCTACGAGACCTGGAAGAACGCATTCGATCGTGATCCGTCGGTAGTGGGCAGCACCATGTACGTGAACACGAAGCCGGTGACGGTCGTGGGCATCGCGCCGGAGAACTTCTATGGCGATCGTTTGTTGAGCACGCCACCGGAATTCTACCTGCCAATCGAGACCATGCCGCCGATTGCGAATGCTCCGTATGTACACGGGTCGGAAATGCAGTGGCTGTACATCATCGGACGGCTGAAACCGGGCGTTTCGCGCGCGGTTCTGGAGCAGAAAATCAGCGAGTTGCTGCGCGAACAACTCGTCACCACGCAGCGTTTTTCATCGAAGGAAGGGCGGGAGCGGCTCAGGAAAGCGCACATCGTGCTTTCCCCGGCGGGCGGCGGCATCCAGGCCCTGCAGCAGCAATACGACAAGCACCTCAAACTCCTGATGTGGGTATCGGGCCTGGTGCTGCTGATTGCGTGCGCGAACATCGCGAACTTGCTGCTAGTGCGCGGCATGGCACGTAAGGCGGAGATCAATGTGCGCACCGCTCTTGGCGCAAAGCGTGGACGCATCGTGCGGCAGCTTCTAACTGAGAGTGTTCTGCTTGCTGGAATTGGTGGAGGAGCGGGACTGCTGGTTGCGTACGCCGGCACGCGCATGTTGCTGGTGCTGGCGTTTCCCGGCGCGCAGCAGGTGCCCATTCACGCCGCACCTTCGCCCGCGGTCCTTGCGTTCGCGTTCGGACTCTCGCTGCTCACTGGCGTGCTATTTGGAATGGCGCCGGCTTGGATCGCGGCGAAGTCCGAGCCGGTGGAAGCCCTGCACCGCGGTACTCGTTCTGTGATCGGCGGAGCCACGCTTCTGCAGCGCGGACTCGTGGTGATGCAGGCGGGACTCTCGCTGGTGTTGCTGGTCGGAGCGGGACTTTTCGCGCAGAGCCTGAGCAAGCTGCAGCACATTGACCTCAAGCTCGATGCCACCAACCGATACATCGTGCACATCAATCCCCAAACGGCAGGGTACTCGCAGCGTCAGGTCGGAGAACTGTATCGTCTGCTTGAGGAACGATTTCATCTCATCCCTGAAGTAGAGAAAGTCGGCATCACGAGCTATTCGCCGATGGAAGACAACAACGATAGTTGGGACGTGATGGTGCAGGGCAAGCCGTACCCGCACACTTTGTCTTCCGTGCTGCGCGTAAGTCCTGAGTACTTCGACTCCGTCGGCACGCACCTGGTGATGGGACGCGGCATTGGCGTGCAGGACACCGAGACTTCACCCACGGTGGCAGTGGTGAACCGTACCTTTGTGAATAAGCTCTTTCAGCCCGGCGAGAACCCGATCGGACAACACTTCGGCGGCAGTGCGGCATCGGTGGCCGATTTTGAGATTGTCGGCGTGGTCGAAGACACGGTGTATTCCGATGCGCGTTGGAGAGACCATCTCATGTTCTTTATGCCGCTGCTGCAGCGCCCGGCGAGCGATAAAGATCCGATTGAAAGCGACGAGAGCCTTTTCGTGAGCGCCATCGTGCTCAAGACGTCGCGGCCCGTGCCGGAGATGGAAACGCTGGCGCGCAAAACGTTGTCGGCAATCAATCCGAACCTGAGTGTGGTGAAATTCCAGACTTTTGAATCGCAGATTTACGACCAGTTCGCCGAAGACCGCATGGTTTCGCGGTTGACGACGTTGTTCGGCGCACTCGCGTTGCTGCTGGCGACGTTGGGACTCTACGGTGTGACCGCATACGGCGTGGCGCGGCGGACGCCGGAGATTGGGATCCGCATGGCGCTCGGCGCGCATCGCGGTGGCGTGATGACAATGGTGGTGCGCGGCGCGATGGTTCAGGCGCTCATTGGGCTGGCGATTGGCGTCCCGGCGGCACTGCTGTGCGCGCGCTTCGTTACCTCGCAGCTCTACGAGGTGAAAGGCGTGGATGCTCGCGTACTTGTGGGCGCAGTTCTCACCTTGGGCGTGGCTGCTTCAATCGCGGCACTGATCCCGGCGCGACGTGCAGCGACCATCGATCCGGCGCGGGCGTTGAGAACGGAGTAG
- a CDS encoding DUF1801 domain-containing protein codes for MNPSQKIDDLIASLPDWRGKTLATIRKTILAADSQIIEEWKWMGSPVWSRDGILVVGNSHKDKVKLTFYHGAQLPDPDKLFNNGLDGNKWRAIDLLEGDKINERALKTLVRDAIACNLNLKQKTPAKSRKTKK; via the coding sequence ATGAACCCATCGCAGAAAATTGACGACCTGATTGCGTCGCTGCCCGACTGGCGCGGCAAGACCCTCGCCACCATTCGCAAGACAATCCTTGCCGCCGACTCGCAGATCATCGAGGAATGGAAGTGGATGGGAAGCCCGGTGTGGTCGCGCGACGGCATTCTCGTCGTTGGCAATTCGCACAAAGACAAAGTGAAGCTGACCTTCTACCACGGTGCCCAGCTTCCCGACCCCGATAAGCTCTTCAACAACGGCCTCGACGGCAATAAGTGGCGAGCAATCGACTTGCTCGAGGGCGACAAAATCAACGAGCGGGCGCTGAAAACGCTCGTCCGCGACGCCATCGCATGCAACCTGAATCTCAAGCAGAAAACGCCAGCGAAGTCACGCAAGACAAAGAAGTAA
- a CDS encoding SRPBCC family protein, producing MSGQAQYAPGPPRGAHVEKDGQRWTLVLVRELRHAPEMVWEALTDPAQLAEWAPFDPDRNIASEGPVRMKMAHSPRPVEFDTQVKRAEPPRLLEYSWGESDLRWELEPTDRGTRLTLWHNIDKGFVSWGAAGWHICFDVLEHLLSGDPIGRLVGNDAIRFGHWKELVAQYAKQFEAQP from the coding sequence ATGAGCGGTCAAGCACAGTACGCACCGGGCCCACCGAGAGGCGCCCACGTGGAAAAAGACGGACAGCGCTGGACGCTCGTTCTGGTGCGAGAGTTGCGTCATGCGCCGGAAATGGTGTGGGAAGCTCTCACCGATCCGGCGCAGCTCGCGGAGTGGGCGCCCTTCGACCCCGATCGCAACATCGCCAGCGAAGGCCCAGTGCGGATGAAGATGGCGCACTCGCCTCGCCCAGTGGAATTTGACACCCAGGTGAAGCGTGCCGAGCCGCCGCGGCTACTCGAATACAGCTGGGGCGAAAGCGACCTGCGTTGGGAACTCGAACCTACCGATCGCGGCACGCGGCTCACGCTTTGGCACAACATTGATAAGGGATTCGTTTCCTGGGGCGCAGCCGGCTGGCACATTTGCTTCGACGTGCTCGAGCATCTGTTGTCGGGCGATCCGATCGGCCGCCTTGTTGGCAATGACGCCATACGCTTCGGACACTGGAAAGAACTGGTCGCGCAGTACGCAAAACAATTCGAGGCACAGCCATGA
- a CDS encoding ABC transporter permease, whose protein sequence is MNTLLQDIRYGVRMLRKSPAFTLIAVLTLALGIGANTALFSVVNGVLLNPLPYPHPDQLVVLHAGKPNFAFGSISYPNFVDWQKNNHTFSAIAAYRSLVFNLTGSGDAEQLFGEYVTSDFFPILGTKPVIGRSFLKDEDRIGGPPLVMISAGLWRKKFASSPDVLSKPITLNGAQYTVIGVVPADFSLPLGNFQASDLYIPMGQFDKTALQHRDWGLGIHGIGRLKPGVTLAEAKADMEAVSRDLALAYPEFNKDTTAKVRPLRDQVVGYVRPYLITLLAAVGFVLLIACVNVANLVLARSVGRTREFAIRAALGAARGRVVRQMLTESLMLSIVGGVLGVLFAGYGTHAALAALPRVLPRSETISVDGRVLIFTAALIVITGMLAGIIPALSRNAHTDLSDTLKATGRTVTSARHRVQNVFVVAQMALAMVLLIGAGLMVRTLVYLWHVDPGFNPQNIVTFGMSFPAALNTADPETIRQQYHQLEDQLVTLPGIKDVSFLWGALPLGDDDETYFWVDGRPKPSQNDMPMAINYIVSPSYLQAMSIPLQSGRFFTRQDDEHAPSVVVIDTTFARKFYPNEDPIGKRLHMQDERVVEIIGVVGHVKQWSLDNDSQISPLQEQFYFPWAQVSDQYTKSYGSGSFTMARGIGGDAQVMSTLRTAVRQISSEMVIANSESMSAIVADSFASRRFTMILLSIFAGLALLLASIGIYGVIAYAVGQRTQEIGVRIALGAERFDILRMVLSSGGRLLAIGIGVGMVAALGLTRLMSSQLSGVKPTDPLTFVAVGALLAMVALLACYVPARRASKVDPMVALRYD, encoded by the coding sequence ATGAATACCCTACTGCAGGACATTCGTTACGGCGTGCGCATGTTGCGCAAGAGTCCGGCCTTCACCTTGATTGCGGTGCTGACGCTGGCGCTGGGCATCGGCGCGAACACCGCGCTGTTTTCCGTGGTGAACGGGGTGCTGCTCAACCCGCTGCCGTATCCGCATCCGGACCAGTTGGTCGTGCTGCACGCAGGGAAGCCGAACTTCGCGTTCGGGTCCATTTCGTACCCGAACTTTGTTGATTGGCAGAAGAACAACCACACGTTCTCCGCGATCGCTGCTTATCGCTCCCTGGTATTCAACCTCACGGGCTCGGGAGATGCAGAACAACTCTTTGGCGAGTATGTGACGTCGGATTTCTTCCCGATCCTCGGCACCAAGCCGGTGATCGGGCGCAGCTTCCTGAAAGACGAAGATCGCATTGGCGGGCCGCCATTGGTGATGATCAGCGCGGGGTTGTGGCGTAAAAAGTTTGCGTCATCTCCCGACGTGTTGAGCAAGCCGATCACCCTGAATGGCGCGCAGTACACCGTCATTGGCGTGGTGCCCGCGGACTTCAGCCTGCCGCTTGGGAACTTTCAGGCCTCTGACCTCTACATCCCCATGGGACAGTTCGACAAGACGGCGCTGCAACACCGCGACTGGGGACTTGGTATTCACGGGATTGGGCGGCTCAAGCCCGGCGTGACCCTGGCCGAGGCCAAGGCCGACATGGAAGCGGTGTCCCGCGATCTCGCATTGGCTTATCCGGAGTTCAATAAAGATACGACTGCGAAGGTCCGCCCACTGCGCGACCAGGTTGTTGGCTACGTTCGTCCTTACCTGATCACGCTGCTGGCGGCGGTGGGATTCGTGCTGCTCATCGCTTGCGTGAATGTGGCGAACCTGGTGCTCGCGCGGTCGGTAGGACGCACGCGCGAGTTCGCGATCCGGGCCGCGCTGGGTGCAGCGCGCGGGCGCGTTGTGAGGCAGATGCTCACCGAGAGCCTGATGCTCTCGATCGTTGGCGGCGTGTTGGGCGTTTTGTTCGCGGGCTATGGCACGCACGCAGCGCTGGCGGCGTTGCCGAGAGTTCTGCCGAGGTCGGAAACCATCTCGGTGGACGGACGCGTATTGATATTTACCGCTGCGCTGATCGTAATCACCGGAATGCTTGCGGGAATCATTCCGGCGCTGTCTCGTAACGCGCATACCGATTTGAGCGACACGCTGAAGGCGACGGGACGAACCGTGACGAGTGCGCGGCATCGCGTGCAGAACGTGTTCGTGGTGGCACAGATGGCGCTGGCCATGGTGCTGCTGATCGGTGCTGGCCTGATGGTGCGCACGCTGGTGTACCTGTGGCACGTGGATCCTGGGTTCAATCCACAAAACATTGTGACGTTCGGGATGTCGTTCCCGGCAGCGCTGAACACGGCGGACCCGGAAACGATCCGCCAGCAATACCACCAACTTGAAGATCAGCTCGTGACGTTGCCAGGAATCAAAGACGTTTCCTTCCTCTGGGGTGCGCTTCCCCTTGGGGACGATGACGAGACTTACTTCTGGGTGGACGGCCGGCCGAAGCCATCTCAAAACGATATGCCGATGGCCATCAATTACATCGTGAGCCCGAGCTATCTGCAGGCGATGTCGATTCCATTGCAGAGCGGGCGATTTTTCACGCGCCAGGATGATGAACACGCGCCGAGCGTGGTGGTGATTGACACGACATTCGCGCGAAAGTTCTACCCGAATGAAGATCCGATCGGGAAGAGACTGCATATGCAGGACGAGCGCGTGGTCGAAATCATCGGCGTGGTCGGGCACGTGAAGCAGTGGAGCCTCGACAACGATTCGCAAATCTCTCCGCTGCAGGAGCAGTTCTACTTCCCGTGGGCGCAAGTCTCGGACCAGTACACGAAGTCGTATGGGTCGGGATCATTCACCATGGCTCGCGGTATCGGTGGTGATGCGCAGGTCATGAGCACACTTCGCACGGCAGTGAGGCAGATTTCGAGCGAGATGGTAATTGCCAATTCGGAATCCATGAGCGCGATTGTCGCGGATTCGTTTGCATCGCGTCGCTTTACGATGATCCTGCTTTCCATCTTCGCGGGGCTCGCGCTGCTGCTGGCGAGCATCGGAATTTATGGCGTGATTGCGTATGCAGTCGGCCAGCGCACCCAGGAGATTGGCGTACGCATTGCGCTGGGCGCGGAGCGCTTCGACATCCTGCGCATGGTGCTGTCGAGCGGCGGAAGATTGCTGGCGATTGGTATTGGCGTGGGGATGGTAGCGGCACTGGGGTTGACACGATTGATGTCGAGCCAACTGTCGGGAGTCAAGCCTACCGATCCGCTGACGTTCGTGGCGGTGGGAGCGCTACTCGCGATGGTGGCGTTGTTGGCGTGTTATGTGCCGGCGCGACGGGCGAGCAAGGTGGATCCGATGGTCGCGCTGCGGTACGACTAA
- a CDS encoding PadR family transcriptional regulator translates to MKQKTDVKQGTLALMVLKTLEVLGPLHGYGIARRIEQISGDLLSVNQGTLYPVLLRLELEGAIDSDWGASENNRRARYYQLTKVGRRELQAQVQEWQQTTAIMARFLDAKAEGL, encoded by the coding sequence GTGAAACAGAAAACCGATGTGAAGCAGGGAACGCTGGCGCTGATGGTGCTGAAGACGCTCGAGGTGCTCGGGCCATTGCACGGATATGGCATCGCCCGACGCATCGAGCAGATCAGCGGAGACCTTCTCTCCGTCAACCAGGGAACGCTTTATCCAGTACTGCTGCGATTGGAACTGGAGGGCGCGATCGACTCCGACTGGGGCGCTTCCGAAAACAACCGTCGCGCGCGCTATTACCAGCTCACCAAGGTGGGTCGGCGCGAACTGCAGGCGCAGGTACAGGAGTGGCAGCAGACGACGGCAATCATGGCGCGGTTCCTCGACGCCAAAGCGGAAGGTCTGTGA
- a CDS encoding ArsR/SmtB family transcription factor encodes MEAFEIIAEPNRRAILSLLAGSEQSVGEIERQLRMTQPTVSKHLRVLRDAGFVEATVDAQRRLYRLRPEPFQEVDAWLDQFRRFWSAHVDALERHLDRMAQSKQIKPKTSKRRRKTRDREKGN; translated from the coding sequence GTGGAAGCCTTCGAGATCATCGCCGAACCTAACCGTCGCGCCATCCTCAGCCTGCTTGCGGGATCCGAGCAGTCAGTCGGCGAGATCGAGCGGCAGCTTCGAATGACGCAGCCGACCGTATCGAAGCACTTGCGAGTGCTGCGCGACGCGGGCTTCGTGGAGGCAACAGTGGACGCGCAACGGCGGTTGTACCGCCTGCGGCCGGAACCCTTCCAAGAGGTAGATGCGTGGCTCGACCAGTTCCGCCGGTTCTGGTCAGCGCATGTAGACGCCCTGGAGCGGCACCTCGACCGCATGGCGCAATCCAAACAGATAAAACCCAAAACCAGCAAGCGGCGCCGGAAGACGCGCGATCGCGAGAAAGGAAATTAA
- a CDS encoding VOC family protein, with protein sequence MKIKLTSIYVDDQEKALRFYTEVIGFVKKNDFSQGPYRWLTVASAEDPDGTELQLALNNNPAAKAYQQALFAQNQPAAMFFTDNVQADYERMKTHGANFTMPPTDVTASTIAMVNDTCGNLIQITELKRW encoded by the coding sequence ATGAAGATCAAACTGACCAGCATTTATGTAGACGACCAGGAAAAAGCTCTGCGCTTTTATACCGAGGTTATCGGCTTCGTGAAAAAAAACGACTTCAGCCAGGGACCGTATCGCTGGCTCACCGTGGCCTCCGCCGAAGATCCCGACGGCACCGAATTGCAGCTCGCGCTCAACAACAATCCTGCGGCAAAGGCGTATCAGCAGGCGCTGTTCGCCCAAAACCAACCGGCAGCCATGTTTTTCACCGATAATGTGCAGGCCGATTACGAGCGCATGAAGACGCACGGAGCAAACTTCACCATGCCGCCCACGGACGTCACCGCTTCGACGATCGCGATGGTCAACGACACCTGCGGCAACCTCATCCAAATTACCGAACTGAAGCGCTGGTAG
- a CDS encoding MFS transporter, translating to MASGSRAAFQYPAFRYFQMARFLVVSAMEMQSVAVGWQVYEITRRPLDLGLVGLAQFLPGILLFLLAGHTADRLPRHRIVARCYAAFALCSALLLMFTARGLHNVRPIYVVLVLIGIVRAFNGPAGQSLMPQLVSAEDFPNAAAWGSSIFNTATILGPALGGLLYGITGPKNVYLIATISFVFAFVSALFITVQSAQRPRGTASLRTVLAGFDYLWHNQIVLGAISLDLFAVLLGGAVALLPVYAREILRVGPWGLGILRSAPGVGAVLMALVLAHRPLRKRAGAVMLWCVAIFGVATIVFGLSRSVMLSLITLLTVGASDMVSVIVRSTLVQLNTPDEMRGRVSAVNMLFIGASNEFGQFESGITAQWLGTVPAVVWGGVGTLVVVAVWSVLFPRLRRVDSLTEQPNMLPAEPAVTADPN from the coding sequence ATGGCTTCCGGCTCGCGCGCTGCCTTCCAATATCCTGCGTTCCGCTACTTCCAGATGGCGCGTTTCCTCGTCGTTTCGGCGATGGAGATGCAGTCGGTCGCGGTGGGCTGGCAGGTGTACGAGATCACCCGGCGACCGTTGGACCTTGGGCTCGTGGGGCTCGCGCAATTCTTGCCTGGAATTTTGTTGTTCCTTCTCGCCGGACATACGGCAGATCGTCTTCCGAGACATCGCATCGTAGCCAGGTGTTATGCGGCTTTCGCTTTGTGTTCGGCACTCCTTTTGATGTTCACAGCCCGTGGCTTGCACAACGTGCGCCCCATCTATGTCGTACTGGTGCTGATCGGAATCGTGCGCGCGTTCAACGGACCGGCTGGGCAGTCGCTCATGCCGCAGTTGGTCTCGGCGGAAGATTTTCCGAATGCTGCGGCGTGGGGATCTTCGATCTTCAATACCGCGACCATCCTCGGTCCGGCGCTGGGCGGATTGCTCTACGGCATTACCGGACCAAAGAATGTTTACCTCATCGCGACAATCTCGTTCGTCTTTGCGTTTGTCTCCGCGTTGTTCATCACAGTGCAGAGCGCGCAGCGGCCGCGCGGGACGGCGTCGTTGCGAACTGTTCTGGCGGGCTTCGACTACCTTTGGCACAACCAGATCGTGCTGGGCGCGATCTCGCTCGATCTGTTCGCGGTTTTGTTGGGGGGAGCGGTCGCGTTGCTGCCGGTGTATGCGCGAGAGATCCTGCGCGTGGGACCGTGGGGATTGGGTATTCTGCGTAGCGCGCCGGGAGTCGGTGCGGTGCTGATGGCGCTGGTGCTGGCGCATCGTCCGCTGCGAAAGAGAGCGGGCGCGGTGATGCTGTGGTGCGTAGCGATCTTCGGCGTGGCGACGATCGTGTTCGGATTGTCGCGCTCGGTGATGCTCTCGCTGATCACGCTACTCACTGTCGGCGCCAGCGACATGGTGAGCGTGATCGTGCGTTCGACGCTGGTGCAACTCAACACGCCCGACGAAATGCGCGGTCGCGTGAGTGCGGTGAACATGTTGTTCATTGGTGCGTCGAACGAGTTCGGACAATTCGAAAGCGGCATCACCGCGCAGTGGCTGGGAACTGTCCCCGCGGTGGTGTGGGGCGGCGTCGGAACACTGGTCGTGGTGGCGGTTTGGAGCGTATTGTTCCCGAGGTTGCGGCGCGTGGATTCGCTGACCGAGCAACCGAATATGCTTCCGGCAGAGCCGGCGGTCACGGCTGATCCTAACTGA